A segment of the Candidatus Neomarinimicrobiota bacterium genome:
TTGGGACCGACGAGACCGACGATTCTTCCAGGTGGAATCTGGATGCTGACACCATCAAGTGCTTTAAGATCACCATAGGATTTGCTGACATTCGTTAATTCAATAAGGGCAGACATCATACTCCCTCCCCGTAATTCTTTTGGATAAGTTCGATGAGATCAGATTGGGAAATGGAAAGCAATTGAGCTTCCTGAACCAAAGCCTGAATAGTTTCGTTTTTAAAGCGTTCGCTGGCGCTTTGATTAAGCTGTTTGCGAGCACTTTTCTGGACAAACATGCCCAGTCCTCTTCTTTTTTCCAAAAGACCCTCCTGAATCAGTAATTGGGTTGCATTTAAAACGGTCTGAGGATTCAGGCCATACTCGACAGATATTTGTCTGACTGAGGGGATTGCTGTTTCAGCAGGAAGCGCCCCTGAGAGTATGTCCTGGCGAATAGACTCAGCCAGTTG
Coding sequences within it:
- a CDS encoding GntR family transcriptional regulator — translated: MNFDQKTPIYQQLAESIRQDILSGALPAETAIPSVRQISVEYGLNPQTVLNATQLLIQEGLLEKRRGLGMFVQKSARKQLNQSASERFKNETIQALVQEAQLLSISQSDLIELIQKNYGEGV